Proteins from a single region of Candidatus Woesearchaeota archaeon:
- a CDS encoding acetyltransferase, with translation MKQIILIGARADGQAGVVLDIVRQFKMFEVVGFLDDNSSLHGTKVLGLPVFGSVADAIKVAHEQRIDGFHLCIGDNVFREKCYTALVENGLQVVSVIHPSAVISQSSRLGDGVFIGANVVLTHNVSIGNNVIINTASTVDHDNVLEDHTFLGPGCHLAGRVKIRQGAFLGTGASVIPDVVIGEYSIVGAGAVVIREVAARTKVVGVPAKGI, from the coding sequence ATGAAACAAATTATTTTGATTGGCGCACGCGCAGATGGACAGGCAGGAGTCGTGTTAGATATTGTTCGTCAGTTCAAAATGTTTGAAGTTGTGGGATTTTTAGATGATAATTCTTCACTTCATGGAACCAAAGTGTTAGGGTTGCCCGTGTTTGGCAGCGTTGCCGATGCAATTAAAGTAGCACACGAACAACGTATTGATGGGTTTCATCTGTGTATCGGTGATAATGTCTTTCGTGAGAAATGTTATACGGCTCTTGTAGAAAATGGGTTGCAGGTTGTGTCTGTGATTCATCCTTCGGCTGTTATTTCTCAATCGAGTCGTCTTGGAGATGGCGTGTTTATTGGGGCGAATGTGGTGTTAACACATAATGTCTCTATTGGTAATAATGTGATTATCAATACGGCGTCAACGGTGGATCATGACAACGTACTTGAAGATCATACTTTCTTAGGGCCGGGCTGTCATCTTGCTGGACGAGTCAAAATTCGGCAGGGTGCTTTTTTAGGCACGGGGGCAAGCGTTATTCCTGATGTTGTTATTGGGGAGTATTCTATCGTTGGAGCAGGTGCAGTGGTGATTCGCGAGGTGGCTGCAAGAACGAAAGTTGTGGGTGTGCCAGCAAAGGGAATTTGA
- a CDS encoding acylneuraminate cytidylyltransferase family protein, with translation MDQQQILHFLKDKPIVAIIPARAGSKRVPHKNVHIFNGKPLIAHTFHVAKQSTLLSRVIVSTDDQEVIALARKEGIDVPFVRPMQYADDFATDKDWITHAVEELNKQGFHPYYVMILRPTSPLRKVEDIDNAIMQVVKSGADSVRSLTKAQHHPYWMKKLEGDFAVPFIDLGKPDEKLRSQDLPPLYRLNGVVDITQVTNLSTDSLYGKKMSYILIEEERALDIDTFDDFAYGEYLVSKQKKEKV, from the coding sequence ATGGATCAACAACAAATTCTCCATTTCCTCAAAGACAAACCAATTGTTGCCATTATTCCTGCGCGAGCTGGAAGCAAGCGTGTGCCGCATAAGAATGTGCACATTTTCAATGGCAAGCCATTAATCGCGCATACATTTCATGTGGCGAAGCAGTCTACGTTGTTGTCTCGTGTGATTGTTTCTACGGATGATCAAGAAGTGATTGCGTTGGCTCGTAAGGAAGGTATTGATGTGCCGTTTGTGCGTCCTATGCAATATGCTGATGATTTTGCCACTGATAAAGACTGGATTACTCATGCGGTGGAAGAGTTGAATAAGCAAGGTTTTCATCCGTATTATGTTATGATTCTTCGTCCTACTTCTCCCCTGCGAAAAGTTGAAGATATTGACAATGCTATTATGCAGGTTGTGAAGAGTGGTGCTGATTCAGTTCGTTCTCTAACCAAGGCGCAACATCATCCGTATTGGATGAAAAAGCTGGAAGGAGATTTTGCTGTGCCATTTATTGATCTGGGTAAGCCTGATGAGAAATTACGCAGTCAGGATTTGCCGCCGCTTTACCGATTGAATGGTGTGGTAGATATTACTCAGGTTACTAATCTATCGACAGATTCGTTGTATGGCAAGAAAATGAGTTACATTTTAATTGAGGAAGAACGGGCTCTGGATATTGATACATTCGATGATTTTGCGTATGGTGAGTATTTGGTATCGAAACAGAAGAAAGAAAAGGTTTAG
- the neuB gene encoding N-acetylneuraminate synthase, giving the protein MFPVGDCPIQIGKLTVGPGYPVVFIAEAGVNHDGSLEKAKKLIDVAVEAKADIVKFQTFKTDKLLVQNLDKCAYQKVGDGGGSYADMIRRLELNEQMHIELMAYCKQKGIMFLSTPFDEESVDMLDELGVEAFKIDSGNLNNPYLVRHIASKQKPIVLSTGMARIGEIDEALQTIYSTGNHRIILLHCTSNYPPAISDVNLLAMNTIKMQFNTIVGYSDHTPGIPVSLAAVALGACVIEKHFTLDRSAKGPDHLASVEPHELKELIAGIRMISTALGSTQKHPVPAEKAVAQSLRRSVVSLVPIKKGTVITKEMVAIKRPGDGIAPKFFDLIVGRVAQKDIAGDTPLSWDQI; this is encoded by the coding sequence ATGTTTCCTGTAGGTGACTGTCCAATTCAAATAGGCAAGCTTACTGTTGGTCCAGGTTACCCTGTGGTTTTTATTGCGGAAGCCGGTGTTAATCATGATGGTTCGCTTGAAAAAGCAAAAAAACTCATCGATGTGGCTGTGGAAGCAAAAGCAGATATTGTTAAATTTCAAACATTTAAAACAGACAAACTTCTCGTTCAAAATCTTGACAAATGCGCCTATCAAAAAGTAGGTGATGGCGGCGGTTCGTATGCTGATATGATTCGTCGTCTTGAACTTAACGAGCAGATGCATATTGAGTTGATGGCGTATTGTAAACAAAAAGGAATCATGTTTCTCAGCACTCCTTTTGATGAAGAAAGTGTGGATATGCTTGATGAACTTGGTGTGGAAGCGTTTAAAATTGATTCGGGGAACTTGAATAATCCCTATCTTGTGCGACATATTGCATCAAAGCAAAAACCTATTGTTCTTTCAACCGGCATGGCGCGTATCGGGGAAATTGATGAAGCGTTGCAGACAATTTATAGCACAGGTAATCATAGAATTATCTTATTGCATTGCACTTCCAATTACCCTCCAGCAATTTCTGATGTTAATTTGTTGGCAATGAACACGATTAAAATGCAGTTCAATACTATTGTAGGATATTCTGATCATACTCCTGGTATTCCTGTTTCTCTTGCAGCTGTTGCATTAGGTGCCTGTGTTATTGAGAAACATTTTACTCTTGATCGCAGCGCGAAAGGTCCTGATCATCTTGCGTCCGTCGAACCTCATGAACTTAAAGAACTGATTGCGGGTATTCGTATGATTAGTACTGCTTTAGGTTCAACTCAGAAACATCCTGTTCCTGCAGAGAAAGCAGTTGCACAGTCATTACGACGTAGTGTGGTGTCATTGGTTCCTATCAAGAAAGGCACCGTGATTACCAAAGAGATGGTTGCGATTAAACGTCCTGGTGATGGCATTGCGCCAAAGTTCTTCGACTTAATTGTCGGACGAGTGGCACAGAAAGATATCGCTGGTGATACTCCGTTAAGTTGGGATCAGATTTAG